The Vigna angularis cultivar LongXiaoDou No.4 chromosome 6, ASM1680809v1, whole genome shotgun sequence genome contains the following window.
atatcaaaataaattttcatacttcatacaatccaaacatatcaaccatcatataTTAATTCAGTCAAtgcaacgaacgttcatgcaacacacataattatacaaattaaattaataagcttcccttaccttttaaGGTAGCCGAATGTTCACAGATACAAACTAGGGTTCTCCTCTAATAAAGGCCTTAACGTTCTACAGCACGTTTTAAGAACTATAACAAACACAAGACCAGAAAATACTCAGAATGATAGGATCAACTCATGCAACCAAGAATCTGGGTCTGCATGTTACAGAAAACACACGAATGGAGGAGggatgaacttaccagtccAGAATCCGAAACTGATCAGTTCAAACGATCGTCCTCTACGCCAGAAGAGTAGAACtggtgcctgaacggtgatcggagaagagaaaaggtgagttttggtagagagaagggagagcttttagagaggaggagaatttgagaaaaatCAGATTTTGGAGAAGGAAATGCATGTAGAGAGTGTAACGTAATTTtccaaaaactcagttttgcttaaaacgaacgtccgctcctctgctgacacctgcattccactatctgatttctaACTCTCCTtagcttgacacctggcgtccgttcagagggaTTTTGGATGCATTTTTAATGGCTCTAACatataaatatctataaaagggtattttaatttaaaaataataatagttaattattttaatattaaaagattctaatataaatagttatcttataatttttttcatatttttaaaccaaatcATTTTTTACgtacaacttttttaaaattaagtgaCTTCTCTATAAGGGATTTTTCTTTGCTTGTTAGTTTGAAGATCAAAGATGACTAAGGTGATTTTTGAGACGAACTCTTCACATCCATCTAACAAAGTAAGTTGGTATTTTACTTCTCTCTTTGgtctattttgtttttctttgcatGTGAATTATCTTGAGTTGCATGTAAGCAATTATCTCTAGGAGTCTCTGGTAATCAATGGTCCTAATTAGGGCTGGGCAAAAATAACCGATCTATActgtattataattaattatactatattatactaaaaaaactgatcaatttttactaaaagttaaatatattatttttagtttagtttttaaaaacttaacttATAACATTTTCAGTTCAATTAACTGCGAGAACTGTACTGTGTTTTTCCATCTctctcattttcaatttttcaatcaTTCCTCCTTAAATCTAACatagttattaaatttatttttatataacatGGTTACGGAATTAacattgatttatatatatatatatatatatatatatatatatatatatatatatatatattaattatgttaactaaattagtttctaatcaaaacttaaattaatctttaatattagttactaaaatttgaattacttatttatactatattttaaattagtctcTAATAAAGTTAGtgactaattttattatttaaaaaattaatattttattaaaaattaataaatgttatCATCAATTGACCTGTCATAGGAATAAAccataataatatgaaaatatgacCTCAATCCCAACTTTAAGAAAGAGTGCATTATCATCCATAAATATTAAACAGTTCATAAAACTCTAAGCgattatgaaagaaaaatgtggTTATATATGACAAGCATTAGCTTTTTAAATTTGAGAAGATACATAAAGCAtcatctttttaaatttgaaattttctttaatcgctgaaacaatatattttaaaaaacaaagttaataaTCTCTGAGCAAACGTAAATGAATATGATAATCGAGAAAGAATActaaaatggaaacaagaaTTTGTATACTGATTTGGTTctactaaaatttatattcaatttcaaTCTAAAGAACTTTGAGttgaattattttagtaaacttAGATGCATCCAGTATGAAACACACTCAAGtataaatacttattaaaaataactcCAATCAAATGTAAAATCCTATCAACCCTTATTGTTACAAGAAATGCGACAAGAAAGACTTGGAAAGATATCACTGTAATTGAATAATGGGCAGAGCTCCTCCATAATCCCCTCCCACCAAGCTTGTTGGCCATGACAGGAAGCAGCTCCTCAAAGCCAATTCCAGCCATTgtaaagaagaagagaataatGGGTTGAATTGAGTTGAAGTTGAAGgggaatgagaaagaaaaatggaaaagatgGGTTGAAAGAATctactctattttttttacctaGAGAATCTACTGCATTCTTTTTACATAGAGAATCTgtcaactttttttctttttaataaatttttctttatataatagaGTATCAATTTTTCTcagttcaataaaaataaatattattttataattctcAACAATTAGAACTTGTTCAGATAACTTCTGTTACATTTCCCTTAGTTTAGTAAGTCGTATAATTTTGCATAATTAACAGTTACTTTGTTATTAGATAGTgttaaaatcagattttaaaactaattatgcATAGTTAACAATTACTTTGTTATTAGATAGtgttaaaatcatattttagaaCTAGTGCAGTAttaaaattagtacaattcagtttaaatttagtagttcagtttatattgtagtttatacaatttagtatagttcagttcagtctagtttgataaaacaaaaaacagttcagtttaTCTGAACTATTTTACAATTCAGTTCAGTTTAAACATATTAGTTTTTAGTTAAGTACAGTTTTTAGTAGTGCAGTACATTTCAGTTTCATTTGTCCACCCCTAGTCCTAATGATATATGTTGATTGCCTTTTTGTTCTTCATAAAGACATATAGAGCTTTTTGTGCTTTTGAAGGtattcataaatatattgaGCTATTTGGTTATATTGTGTAAAGAAAACTAATTAccttatttttaagtttttggtgcttaaaaaattggaatttgtatGTTTAAGTTGCATGAAATTAGTTGAATTGCTAATATTAGTGTTTGAGTATGTTGAAAATGGTTGTGTTGTTTGTAATTGACTGAATTGATGAACTTAGATTTGACCATTTGAGTATACACTTTGacattaaaagatatttttgaatCAAAAGAATACCAATTTGATCATTTCACTTTTCAAATTACACTTTTGATTAGTGTTATCTAGTACGGCAATGAACAATAATTGTGTAGAGCTGAGCTAAAGTTTGGTTATACAAGTCAAGAATGTAAActtcatttttgttaaaataaagaCCAAATCAATGCAAAATCTAATCCATTACgtagaaaaaataaagattttgtgaatattttttcttctatactttcATATACGTtgtttattttactatttttattaaatgtatgATCAAACTGACGAACTAATAGAAAAAACAACGTTTTTCAAGATTTTCTATTTGAGTGAACTCTGCTTCGCAGTTCCATTTTTTTcaaccattttcttttttcttattctccacctatatatttttttctctataccGGAAAAGCAGTGCATAaacttaaaaaggaaaaagaaaagcaatgAGGTATAAATATCTACTGAAAGCCTTCATATAATTGCTACTTTTTCTACAAAGTGTTTTCTATGATATGATGTATGTCATATTAATGGTTTTGTACCTATCTCCTTTTCTAGTACACAACCCCTTCCCCAcccttaaataaaataaagaccaAATCCATGCAAAATCTAAACTTCAttcttcttaaaaataattcttctaAAAAATTGCTAATAATGGCCACAGAATGAAGCAAAAGTGTAGAAATGTAGGTGATGTTGCAGCTGCAGCAGCAGAGGCAGAAGGGTCCTTGGGCACAGGTACTGAACCAAAAACATTTGCACCACTTGTGTTTGTTGTGTTTAACACTGACGAACTTATACTGCAATTTCAATTCAACCATCATATATATGATTTCTGATTTCTCACAAGTTTTTGTtgcagaaagagagaaagaaagatatAACATGGTTCAAGATTGTCACCTGGTGGATGCATACTGACATGTTTCACTACCTGCAATGTAACACATGAATTGATCAGTAAGAGTTTATAATCAACCAAGTTGTTTATAATATACAGATTCAAACTGCTTGGTTTCTCAAATTCAgcgaaatttagaaaaaaatatgttaaatatgttgtaattttttaactttaataacgTAAAATTAAGtgaatatagttttttaaattcaGCTACTTTAAATTTTTGGCATATTAAATAAGTTTCAGTATGACATTTGTTTCcacacatatttttgttttatgttagaTTGAAATGTcatttaataagttaaaaaaattaatattattaaattaaaaaaattatatttattcattcttaaagtttaaaaattaaaatatatcaaaaatttaaactaaagatgaatttcaatttcatctttaaattaaacactaaaaacatGCAACATCAAAATCAAAACTTGTACAAAGTTGgaagttaaaaataatgaaacctTACAAAAAGTCCTAAGTATTAGATGTCATTTTAACTATAAGGGTCCTTACAAAAGTAGACACATTTGTTATTATACACATAATGTTTTTTGGAAAACAAATTGTGATAAAAAGGATTGATTACCTTGGAGACTGAGAAGATATAGGAGGCTTTTGAGATACTTTCTGTAATAAAGTAAGAAAGGAAAAAAGCTTGAGATACTTTTTTAGTTGCTATGTATTCCCCCAAGGCAGTTTGAAAGTGTATTCATTCAAAGATGCAgtaaaatatttccaaaaaaGATGATGCAGTAAaagcttattttatttttctgctgTCTGTGCAGAATGGAACCCTAGAATCCACCAGAGATAGTTCTGATCACACCAATCAGAAGCAATGTGCCTGTTCTTGACTTGTTGCACATTTTCATTTGTCTCTTATTCTTAAATTAATAGTCACCTACCCTAAAcctttatcaaaatattaaacttttcttttgtACCAAAATGTCTAATATTCTTGTAAGAAGTAGTATTAACTCTTAAACATCTTCCTGAGAATAAGAGTTAGAAATAGAATCATAACTAGAAGCCTTACTTGGATTAGTGCTAGTGATGACAGCAACTCCACCAAAATTGCAGCTATTAGGAACAGGGTTCTTCTGATAATACTTATTGAAGGCATAAGAAGCATGGTCTCTAACAGAATTTGGGAAGTAACAGGTTCCACCAGGTTGAATTGCAGAGCAATCAGTGGCACCATAGCCACAAGCATAGTCCAATGCAACTTGCAAGGCTCTCTGTGAGGCAGTAGGACTTGCAGTGCACCAGCTTGCACCTGAGGAATAAATTGGAGAATTATTTGGTGTGATGATTGGGAGTGTGGAGGCTGGAGAAACTGTATCAGGGTTTGAATTAGGATTCAGAATTGGAGATGATGAAGTGATTGGAACTAAGTTGGGAATTGTAGTGATTGGTGTGGTGATGTCCCTTTGAGTGCTTGACTTTAAACCTCTAAATtctacttctttttcttcatcatgCCTTAGTGCTTCCTTTTCTGGCTTACTTGAACCTGTATTTTAGATAACAGTCACAGGGTTATCtatgtttattattatactattttatcACTGCAACCATGTGATTCTGCATCTGTAATGATGTACCctttttttgttcttaattaACTCACCAGTAGTTGGTGTTGTCATCTcacatcaaatttaaaaacttcAGCATTTTTTTTGCTTCAATAGCAAATTcacttacaaattttatatatatctcACATGTTGCAgcatattttttttacactaTATATCTGCCTAAAGAATAGTGTTATGAAATGaagaatagttttttttttcacaactaCTAGGAATAAACAGATATAATATGACTTAGTCTGTAGGCATTTTTTTCTTAGGAGTTAAAAGTGGTGACTGGATTCAAATTGTTCCTCCAGCATTCAACTTAGCATGAAACCAAAACTGTacttatattcaaaattttgcATAATTGCATAGAAACTAATTATTAGACCCTTATCCTGATATTAGAGTGGATCTAGAAAGGCCACTAGAGACAAGTAGGGTATCTTTTGCATAGAGACATGAGCCAAAAAAAGTTGGACCCTTTGCATCTTTTCAGGAAACGGTAGAACTGGAGCAAGATTGAATACAATACAACAACTCTATTCCATGTGAAACTGCAATATCAACCAAAATACAGAACAGACAGCACTTTCAATTCAACaagtattattattgttatttagaaAAACATGGATAGAAAAAAGTGCCCAATTGGTAAACTACAGTGCAACATAAACAGCATGAAAGAGGGgaaaataaatttggaaaagATAACTGCACCCAACTGATCTAACATGTTTATCTAATAAActtgaacaacaacaaaagttgaaagaaaaaggaCTGAGACTATTGAAATCCCAAACTCTGGTGCAGAAAATGCATTTTTGGGGTTACAGAATACAAAAACACTATCCAAGTGGTACAAAGAATCTAGGACTAAAAGAGAAAAGCAGAAAACAATACACCATAAAGATAAAGAACACAAAAGGAAGCAGTTCAAAACAGAAGAAAATGAGCAGAGAGGAACATTATCTTAAAGTAGAAGCAACTTAGCTTTATATTGTATATCCatagaatagaagaatagaGAGTAAGGAGGCAAATGAAGAAAAGGGGAGAAGCAGAAAGAgaccaaagaaagaaaaatggaaacTAAATTACCTGAACAAAGGAAATGAGCAATTACAAGAAGTAGCACATAGTAATTCACCCTTCTTTCCATGTTGACTCTTGTTCTTGTGCTGCTTTGGTATACTTTTTgttgttccttcttcttcaaTGTGGCTCCCAAATAACACTTGTTCTTCCCTTGAAACAGCTAGAGAGAAATGAAGATATCATAAACTAGAGATGATGTGTGTGGTGTTCAGTGAAAGGTGTTTTGATGGCTATTCATGTGAATGAAAAGATACACATGAATTTATAGAGCATGTGAAGTGTGAGAGAGAAGGTAGGAGAAgatttgagaaaggaaacatGGTGTGTGAGAGGGTGCAAGCAAGAGAAGGAGGGAAAATGTGGGGCAAAAGGGTtgaaaagaaagtaaagaaagaaTGGAAGTGTTTGGAGTTTAGGGTGAGTGAGTGTTAGTGATCACTGTAATGATGGTGCTGATGTGAGTTGCTGTTACCTTTCTCTATtctatgcttttctttttactgttttataGGACTTATTATTGAtgctatttattattattcttcttcatcactttctttttcttttttgcattCCCTTTATTCTTTGCTGAATATAAAACTTGCTCCAATTATGTCAAAAACTTGGCACTCTGCTTGATCATTAACCAATAATATGATGcataaattgaatatataattgTGTGAGCCTTTAGTTATGCAAGGATTTAAATGGCAAGTGGTGTTTTTTTTGCAATTGGGGTATATAGTGTATATGTTATTTCAATACCTATTGTTTCGACTGGCTCCGTGAGGATCCTGTTAAAACATAGAAACTTACTTGTCGAAGACGGACGGACGGACGGCGAACGCTAAAGGCGGGCGGACGAGCGGCGAAGAGGCATCGACCGGGCGGACACTGCTGAATCCCATGAACCGAAGCAAGCTGAACTGGCGGACGACACAAATATGGACGGACGCTGCTCCACACTCCAAGCCGAGCGGACGCCCTCTTGCTCCAAGCGCTACTCCAcactccaagccgggcggacgCCCTCCTGCTCCAAGCACTGCTCCAcactccaagccgggcggacgCCCTCCTACTCCAAGCGCTGCTCTATGCTCCGAGGCGGGGCGACGCCCTCCTACTCCAGGCGCTGCTCcataaaggcactccgacgctcaagtcagtaatatgacagagcagTTTGTGATGCATGGATGCATAGTAAGGAAAAGTCCTTTTACCTTTAGTGGGCCTGATAACGGCCCTTTTACCTTTAGTGGGTCTGATAACGGCCCAAGTACGAACGATTGGAAGGATGACCGGCCAGGGATGCCAACCTGGGTGGGCGTCCATCTGGTCACACTGGACGGACGCTCGGTTCCTGACTGGACGCTCGGTCCTGATTGCCAGGGCGGACGCTCGGTTCCTGAATGGTGGACGCTCGGTCCTGGTTGCCAT
Protein-coding sequences here:
- the LOC108342531 gene encoding PLASMODESMATA CALLOSE-BINDING PROTEIN 2 isoform X1 — encoded protein: MERRVNYYVLLLVIAHFLCSGSSKPEKEALRHDEEKEVEFRGLKSSTQRDITTPITTIPNLVPITSSSPILNPNSNPDTVSPASTLPIITPNNSPIYSSGASWCTASPTASQRALQVALDYACGYGATDCSAIQPGGTCYFPNSVRDHASYAFNKYYQKNPVPNSCNFGGVAVITSTNPSSETCQYASTSISSSVLNTTNTSGANVFGSVPVPKDPSASAAAAATSPTFLHFCFILWPLLAIF
- the LOC108342531 gene encoding major pollen allergen Ole e 10 isoform X2; translated protein: MERRVNYYVLLLVIAHFLCSGSSKPEKEALRHDEEKEVEFRGLKSSTQRDITTPITTIPNLVPITSSSPILNPNSNPDTVSPASTLPIITPNNSPIYSSGASWCTASPTASQRALQVALDYACGYGATDCSAIQPGGTCYFPNSVRDHASYAFNKYYQKNPVPNSCNFGGVAVITSTNPKSISKASYIFSVSKVVKHVSMHPPV